A window from Candidatus Nitrospira neomarina encodes these proteins:
- a CDS encoding STAS/SEC14 domain-containing protein: protein MYRILDESEDGSVGIRVMSKLSAEEYDLLNAYLEHLMQEVGPINFLCDMATVEGENGQALWEEMTDNLRNAQEYQRIAVVGHRRWLESEPRVAVPWPSAQFKYFTPDQTDEAWHWVKG, encoded by the coding sequence ATGTATCGGATTTTAGATGAAAGTGAAGACGGAAGTGTGGGAATACGGGTTATGAGTAAATTATCAGCTGAAGAGTATGATCTCTTGAATGCATACCTGGAGCATCTGATGCAGGAGGTTGGCCCGATTAATTTCTTATGCGATATGGCAACCGTTGAAGGCGAAAATGGGCAAGCCTTATGGGAAGAGATGACCGATAACCTTCGGAACGCTCAAGAATATCAACGAATTGCGGTGGTGGGACACCGACGATGGTTGGAGAGCGAACCAAGGGTTGCTGTTCCCTGGCCCAGTGCTCAATTCAAATATTTCACACCAGACCAGACCGACGAGGCCTGGCATTGGGTAAAGGGGTGA
- a CDS encoding sensor histidine kinase, translated as MSPKNKPATGSHPLRRKAVTGLLTTREQVKKMTLEEVQHLVHELQVHQIELEMQNEELRQAQRELEVTRNRYAALFDFSRVGYVTLDDGHNRILEANLTFCHLVGVSRVDILNKKLEQYVIPDDQRAFKRYLDFLRQTPGTPRSDLLTLQHSNNPRRVRLEGCLESKEPSSKIRVFRIAVEDVTIQEQVECAQDEQRALMAVVMGGVMDAIVTIDESQRIVLFNKAAEDMFGCPASSALGQPIERFIPERFRAVHQEHFQQFGRNPKPFRQMGGAMEIFGLRTSGEEFPIEATISQVQVKEQGKKLFTVVLRDVTERRHAQEMLKKDQQFITAILDTAGALVVVMNRHGQIIRFNRACERLTGYAFEEVRHRLIWDILQPPMVGVEEVKEYFQAILQGQAPTFQENYWVTKENIRRWIAWSYAVLKDDQGRVDFVIVTGINLTGQRNAQRALKNEQRFIANVLNTTGALVIILDPQWRILRMNRASEQRVRHAFQDLKGQPFWNLLTPSEDDKEGATEVLEAYKTGRFPCTFESAILDKARQLCWIQWNTTASYKKNGGVEYFIVTGTDITRRKHTEQLLQQSKEQLQAILDHSPVSIWLKDLEGRYLKVNRQFEKNAGLSEKEILGKTDMQIFPSERASRFWEIDQTILQTRQAYESDEISDRSDGKHTEHVFKFLLTTPKGKPYALCGIATDITQRKQAETILQEASQRLEIQQLELRSLAAQLLTAQEEERRRLSRDLHDDVNQRLALMSLKLQSAQNDLPEIHPVSQKLHELYANVGDLSDDIRRLAYQYHPSILDDLGLGSALRSLCEDFEKWEGISVTCELPEGAPRISQAVGTCLYRVAQESLRNVVRHAQASAVHLLLGEGQDIILSIRDNGKGFEVDGLLSRGLGFVSMRERVRLVSGTLSVESQPGHGTTVTVSIPESEQHE; from the coding sequence ATGAGTCCAAAGAATAAACCAGCTACGGGAAGTCATCCTTTACGTCGAAAAGCTGTGACAGGGCTGTTGACCACCCGCGAGCAGGTAAAAAAGATGACGCTGGAGGAGGTCCAGCACCTCGTGCATGAACTCCAGGTCCATCAAATCGAACTGGAAATGCAAAACGAAGAGTTGCGTCAGGCCCAACGAGAGCTTGAGGTGACACGTAATCGGTATGCCGCATTGTTTGATTTTTCAAGGGTAGGATACGTGACCCTTGATGATGGCCATAACCGCATTCTAGAGGCCAATTTGACTTTTTGCCATTTGGTGGGTGTGTCACGGGTAGATATCCTCAATAAGAAGTTAGAACAATATGTCATCCCGGATGATCAACGGGCGTTTAAACGGTATTTGGATTTTCTGAGGCAGACCCCGGGCACGCCCCGTTCCGATCTTCTCACTCTGCAGCATTCCAACAATCCCCGTCGGGTCCGATTAGAAGGCTGTCTGGAGAGCAAGGAACCTTCAAGTAAGATAAGGGTGTTTCGAATCGCGGTGGAGGATGTCACGATACAGGAGCAAGTCGAATGCGCGCAGGATGAGCAAAGGGCCTTGATGGCGGTCGTGATGGGCGGAGTCATGGATGCCATCGTGACCATCGATGAAAGTCAACGAATTGTCCTGTTTAATAAAGCGGCGGAAGACATGTTTGGTTGTCCTGCCTCAAGCGCCCTTGGACAACCGATAGAGCGGTTTATTCCGGAGCGGTTTCGTGCAGTCCATCAGGAACATTTTCAACAATTTGGCCGGAACCCGAAGCCCTTCCGTCAGATGGGTGGGGCAATGGAGATTTTCGGACTCCGGACCAGCGGAGAGGAATTTCCTATCGAAGCGACCATTTCACAAGTGCAGGTTAAAGAACAAGGCAAAAAGCTCTTCACCGTCGTGCTACGGGACGTCACCGAACGTCGACACGCTCAGGAGATGCTGAAAAAAGACCAGCAATTTATTACGGCCATTTTGGACACTGCCGGTGCTTTGGTGGTGGTCATGAATCGCCACGGGCAGATCATCCGGTTTAATCGCGCCTGTGAAAGGCTGACGGGGTATGCATTTGAAGAAGTCCGCCATAGGCTCATTTGGGATATACTCCAACCGCCCATGGTGGGGGTGGAGGAAGTGAAGGAATATTTTCAGGCCATTCTCCAAGGCCAGGCCCCGACTTTTCAGGAAAATTATTGGGTCACGAAGGAGAATATCCGGCGCTGGATTGCGTGGTCTTATGCGGTGCTCAAGGACGACCAGGGTAGGGTGGACTTTGTGATCGTGACAGGGATTAATCTCACGGGACAACGGAACGCGCAAAGAGCGTTAAAAAACGAACAGCGGTTCATTGCCAATGTGTTAAATACGACAGGAGCCCTGGTGATCATCCTGGACCCCCAATGGAGAATTCTTCGCATGAATCGGGCCTCTGAGCAGAGGGTCAGGCACGCGTTTCAAGACTTGAAGGGACAGCCATTCTGGAATCTCCTGACTCCTTCGGAAGATGACAAAGAAGGAGCCACAGAGGTGCTGGAGGCTTACAAAACAGGCCGGTTCCCTTGCACCTTTGAATCGGCCATTCTGGATAAGGCACGTCAGCTTTGTTGGATTCAGTGGAACACGACCGCCAGCTACAAAAAAAACGGAGGTGTGGAATATTTTATTGTGACCGGCACCGATATCACTAGGCGCAAGCACACTGAGCAGCTGCTTCAACAAAGCAAAGAGCAGCTTCAGGCGATTCTTGATCATAGTCCGGTCTCCATATGGCTCAAGGATCTTGAAGGTCGGTATCTGAAGGTCAATCGGCAGTTCGAAAAGAATGCGGGTCTGTCGGAGAAGGAGATATTGGGCAAAACCGATATGCAAATTTTTCCCTCCGAACGGGCTTCGCGATTTTGGGAAATTGACCAAACCATTCTTCAAACCCGGCAGGCCTATGAATCCGATGAAATATCGGATCGTTCAGATGGAAAACACACCGAACATGTGTTTAAATTTTTATTGACGACTCCCAAAGGAAAACCCTATGCGCTCTGTGGAATTGCCACGGATATTACACAAAGAAAACAAGCGGAAACCATTCTTCAGGAAGCCTCTCAGCGCCTGGAAATACAACAGCTGGAGCTTCGCTCACTGGCTGCCCAACTCCTGACTGCGCAGGAAGAGGAGCGCCGGCGTCTATCCCGTGATCTGCACGATGATGTCAATCAACGGCTCGCGCTGATGAGTTTGAAACTGCAATCAGCACAAAATGATCTTCCGGAAATTCATCCTGTTTCGCAAAAGCTTCATGAGCTTTATGCCAATGTCGGGGATCTGTCCGATGATATTCGGCGTTTAGCCTACCAATATCATCCGTCGATCCTGGATGACCTTGGATTGGGCTCGGCTCTTCGCTCGTTGTGCGAAGACTTTGAGAAGTGGGAAGGGATTTCGGTCACGTGTGAGTTGCCTGAAGGAGCACCAAGAATTTCCCAAGCGGTGGGCACATGTCTGTACCGTGTGGCACAGGAGAGCCTGCGAAATGTGGTAAGACATGCTCAGGCTTCGGCCGTCCATCTCCTTTTGGGGGAAGGACAGGACATTATTCTCTCAATTCGCGACAATGGAAAAGGATTTGAGGTGGACGGGCTTCTTTCGCGAGGTTTGGGATTTGTCAGCATGAGAGAACGGGTTCGTCTGGTAAGTGGAACCCTGTCGGTGGAGAGTCAGCCTGGCCATGGCACTACCGTGACGGTCTCAATTCCGGAGAGCGAACAACACGAGTAG
- a CDS encoding response regulator transcription factor, translating to MLADDHPMVLEGVAKLVEEFGEVVGKVEDGRSLLEVASHLNPDVVIMDISMPSLNGLESARHLQKLVPRCKIIFLTMHADSAYITAAFEAGASGYLMKRSAGSELQLAVKTVLAGRRYVTPLALRGEASLKDFLGGGKSLFKLLTSRQREVLQLIAEGRSTKAMASLLNISTKTVEFHKAKVMETLGMHTIPELTQFAVAHGLIEK from the coding sequence ATGTTGGCAGATGATCATCCCATGGTCCTGGAGGGGGTGGCAAAGCTTGTGGAGGAATTCGGCGAGGTCGTGGGGAAAGTGGAAGATGGACGATCGCTGCTTGAAGTCGCTTCACATCTGAACCCGGATGTGGTGATTATGGATATTTCGATGCCGAGTTTAAACGGGCTGGAATCGGCACGCCATCTTCAAAAACTTGTTCCCCGTTGTAAAATTATTTTTCTGACGATGCATGCGGATTCCGCCTATATTACCGCGGCATTTGAGGCCGGAGCCTCTGGATATCTCATGAAACGGTCTGCCGGTTCTGAACTTCAATTGGCGGTCAAGACGGTGTTGGCGGGCCGCCGGTATGTCACGCCTCTTGCCCTGCGGGGGGAGGCCTCGCTTAAGGATTTTCTGGGAGGGGGAAAATCGTTGTTTAAGCTACTCACTTCTCGTCAAAGGGAAGTCTTGCAGTTGATTGCCGAAGGCCGTTCCACCAAAGCTATGGCCAGCCTCCTCAATATTTCCACCAAGACGGTGGAATTTCATAAAGCCAAGGTCATGGAGACGTTAGGGATGCATACCATTCCAGAATTGACTCAGTTTGCGGTTGCCCACGGCTTGATTGAGAAGTAG
- a CDS encoding sugar phosphate nucleotidyltransferase: protein MLRAGANPLWSIILAGGEGERTRPFIEQWLGGHKPKQYCTFTGNRSMLQHTLDRADRLVRAEQKVTVIGRNHREFLNKAVEGDISGHVIVQPQNCGTAAGVFLPLTFVRAWDADATVVIFPSDHFVFPEARFLETIRRGIRASHFLQDRLILFGVSPSHPELDYGWINLGEVLGWSSGSCIRLVGSFLEKPDLLEGQQVMASGALWNTLVIVAKVTTLWKLGWQNLPVLMERFEQLGASIGTVHENETLHEIYREMPNLDFSRGLLQRIPEHLGVMEFEEVLWSDWGQPERIAHTLKTLGKKPAFPSEILQRSLAPADAIPHIEVT, encoded by the coding sequence ATGCTGAGAGCCGGGGCCAATCCGTTGTGGTCGATTATTTTAGCTGGTGGTGAGGGGGAAAGGACCCGCCCGTTTATCGAACAGTGGTTGGGCGGACATAAACCCAAGCAGTATTGTACCTTTACCGGAAATCGATCCATGCTTCAACATACGCTGGATCGGGCAGACCGATTGGTCAGAGCTGAACAGAAGGTCACGGTCATCGGTCGGAACCATCGGGAATTTTTGAATAAAGCTGTGGAGGGAGATATTTCTGGACATGTTATTGTTCAGCCCCAGAATTGTGGAACAGCCGCAGGAGTGTTCCTTCCATTGACCTTTGTTCGAGCCTGGGATGCTGATGCCACAGTCGTCATTTTCCCATCCGATCATTTTGTCTTTCCGGAAGCCCGTTTTCTCGAAACGATCAGGCGAGGGATTCGCGCCAGTCACTTTCTCCAGGATCGTTTGATCCTGTTTGGCGTGTCTCCTTCACATCCTGAATTGGACTATGGGTGGATTAACCTGGGCGAAGTCCTGGGTTGGAGCAGTGGGTCATGTATTCGCCTCGTTGGTTCCTTTCTAGAAAAACCAGACCTCCTTGAAGGGCAACAGGTCATGGCAAGCGGCGCGCTTTGGAATACCTTGGTGATTGTGGCCAAAGTGACCACGCTCTGGAAACTTGGTTGGCAAAACCTACCGGTTTTAATGGAGCGGTTTGAACAGTTAGGAGCGTCGATTGGAACTGTGCACGAAAATGAGACGCTGCACGAGATCTATCGAGAGATGCCTAACCTAGACTTTTCTCGTGGATTGCTTCAAAGGATTCCTGAGCATCTGGGAGTGATGGAATTCGAGGAAGTGCTGTGGAGTGATTGGGGACAACCCGAACGCATTGCCCATACACTCAAAACTCTTGGGAAAAAACCTGCATTTCCTTCCGAAATTTTACAAAGGTCCTTGGCTCCCGCCGATGCCATTCCTCACATAGAGGTGACATGA
- a CDS encoding sugar phosphate nucleotidyltransferase: MSQSHALWSIILAGGEGERTRPFIERWLGYPKPKQYCTFVGNRSMLQHTLDRADRLGAPHQKITVVAQTHQGFAGEALGGQRAGQVILEPNYCGTASGMFLPLTYLRAWDPSATVVIFPSDHFVFPENRFLEMVRRAVRGSRILQDRLLLLGVRPTHLELDFGWMNVGGVLGWSGGSCVRQVDSFDEQLDHVQALNAMAKGALWNTSVIVGKVSTIWKLGWQYVPVIMERFERLGKAIGSTHEGRMLRQLYQKMPILDVSSELLQRVPERLGMIELEDVLWSDWEGSDRIRDTLNVIGKEPAFPSDLVTMPCSAPHALSFLEVTR, from the coding sequence ATGTCTCAATCCCATGCCTTATGGTCCATTATTCTCGCCGGTGGGGAGGGGGAACGAACGCGCCCGTTTATTGAACGATGGTTAGGCTATCCTAAACCCAAGCAGTACTGCACATTCGTGGGAAACCGGTCGATGCTGCAACACACCTTAGACCGGGCGGATCGCCTTGGGGCTCCTCATCAAAAAATCACGGTGGTGGCCCAAACCCATCAAGGGTTCGCAGGTGAGGCCTTAGGAGGTCAGCGGGCAGGACAAGTGATTCTTGAACCGAACTATTGCGGCACCGCCTCCGGGATGTTTCTCCCTCTTACCTATCTCCGGGCGTGGGATCCAAGTGCCACGGTGGTCATCTTTCCTTCTGACCATTTTGTATTTCCGGAAAATCGTTTTCTGGAAATGGTTCGGCGTGCCGTACGCGGGAGTCGTATCCTTCAGGATCGCCTCCTGTTGCTGGGGGTACGCCCCACTCATCTTGAATTGGATTTTGGCTGGATGAATGTGGGCGGGGTGTTGGGTTGGAGTGGAGGATCCTGTGTTCGGCAAGTCGATTCCTTTGATGAGCAACTCGACCACGTCCAGGCCCTCAATGCCATGGCCAAAGGCGCACTCTGGAACACGTCGGTGATCGTGGGGAAAGTTTCCACCATCTGGAAGCTTGGCTGGCAATACGTTCCTGTCATCATGGAACGGTTTGAGCGATTAGGAAAAGCCATCGGGAGCACTCATGAGGGTCGCATGCTTCGTCAGTTATATCAGAAAATGCCCATATTAGATGTATCTTCCGAATTGCTCCAGCGCGTTCCGGAACGCCTGGGGATGATTGAGCTGGAAGACGTGCTTTGGAGTGATTGGGAAGGCTCAGACCGCATTCGTGACACGCTGAATGTTATCGGAAAGGAGCCTGCGTTCCCCTCTGATCTTGTCACCATGCCCTGTTCCGCACCTCATGCACTCTCTTTCCTTGAGGTAACTCGATGA
- a CDS encoding superoxide dismutase family protein yields MKSSFLFGGFVACLAMVGFGYSDADAKRLFNKGVEKATAEIAGCTDPEIQGRATLKERFTEEGIKEVEVSMFVKGLSDGKHAVHIHEAAACEPCSAAKGHHDPGAIELYSGNPNAPDSPHFNHPFHMGDLVNIEVRNGIGVMHTTTNRITLSEGRLSIFDEGAGDDADSAFIIHTNPDLYCDLVGEDELVAGCAGGPRDACGIIEPVTRPDR; encoded by the coding sequence ATGAAGTCTTCATTCCTGTTCGGGGGGTTCGTTGCCTGCCTTGCGATGGTGGGATTCGGTTACTCAGATGCGGATGCCAAGAGGCTTTTCAACAAGGGAGTCGAAAAGGCCACGGCCGAAATCGCCGGTTGTACCGATCCCGAGATTCAGGGAAGAGCGACTCTGAAGGAACGTTTCACCGAGGAAGGCATCAAGGAAGTGGAAGTCTCCATGTTTGTGAAGGGATTGTCGGATGGCAAACATGCGGTCCACATCCATGAAGCCGCCGCCTGCGAGCCATGTAGCGCGGCCAAAGGCCATCATGATCCAGGAGCCATTGAACTTTACAGCGGCAACCCTAATGCACCGGACAGCCCTCATTTCAATCACCCGTTTCATATGGGAGACCTCGTGAATATTGAAGTCCGCAATGGGATAGGTGTCATGCATACCACCACGAACCGGATCACGCTCTCGGAAGGGCGCCTCAGTATTTTTGATGAGGGTGCGGGAGACGATGCGGATAGCGCATTCATCATCCATACCAACCCAGACCTCTATTGTGACCTGGTGGGGGAGGATGAATTAGTTGCGGGCTGTGCGGGTGGCCCGCGGGATGCCTGCGGCATTATCGAACCCGTCACTCGCCCTGATCGCTAA
- a CDS encoding response regulator transcription factor produces the protein MVTRPRIVLADDHALVLEGLAKLVTEGCDLVGKVEDGRALLQAAQKLEPDVIVLDISMPKLNGLDAARQLKKLLPSIKLIFLTMHADPLYAKEAFQIGASGFLLKRSAASELMQAINAVMKGQYYVTPAIAKDFLGTITQEMPASPAEANSLTPRQREVLQLIAEGHSTKEMATMLHVSPKTIEFHRAKIIRELNCQSTAELTRYAITHGLVSPE, from the coding sequence ATGGTGACCCGACCTCGTATAGTATTAGCCGATGACCATGCATTGGTTCTGGAAGGCCTGGCCAAACTGGTCACGGAGGGCTGTGACCTTGTCGGGAAAGTGGAGGATGGACGAGCTCTTCTCCAGGCCGCTCAGAAGTTGGAACCGGATGTCATCGTCTTAGACATTTCCATGCCAAAATTGAATGGACTGGATGCCGCCCGTCAACTGAAAAAATTACTTCCATCGATCAAGCTGATTTTTCTGACCATGCATGCGGACCCTCTGTATGCAAAGGAAGCTTTTCAAATCGGGGCCTCCGGATTTCTCTTGAAACGTTCTGCGGCTTCAGAGTTGATGCAAGCTATCAATGCCGTAATGAAAGGGCAGTACTATGTGACCCCGGCCATTGCCAAGGATTTTCTGGGTACCATTACTCAGGAAATGCCGGCCTCTCCAGCTGAGGCAAACTCTCTCACGCCTCGGCAGCGGGAAGTATTGCAACTCATCGCCGAAGGCCACAGCACCAAAGAGATGGCGACGATGTTACATGTATCTCCCAAAACCATTGAATTTCATCGAGCCAAGATTATCCGGGAGTTGAATTGTCAAAGCACGGCGGAATTAACGAGATATGCCATTACCCATGGTCTCGTGTCTCCGGAATAG
- a CDS encoding universal stress protein, producing the protein MKVLLAVEQTRISVGAIRILTKLILPSGSDLILLHVNPVPQKITGLAKERILKISQQVQEVQKDALEQARLFLGKVERTLRPQDVHFFPMVKRGFPGEEILKTISKKEVDLVVLGTRGYSKATGFLLGSVSQWVLQEAPCSVLIARPMAREKKEGRGMNLLLATDGSPDSRAAVAFVKTVELPPSSHITILHVVKKHVYETERALTADSQDESEFAKLAEEILAIRGREGAKLLEQTRKALSSPNLQIQERLVFGNPADEILKAARYVRADLIVMGSRGSTGVKRVFLGSISNKVVHRAGSSVAVIRNTTKK; encoded by the coding sequence ATGAAGGTATTGCTGGCGGTAGAGCAAACCCGCATTTCTGTAGGAGCCATTCGGATACTCACCAAGTTAATCCTTCCCAGCGGTTCAGATCTGATTCTTCTCCACGTGAATCCCGTCCCTCAAAAGATTACGGGTCTTGCGAAGGAACGGATTCTAAAAATCTCTCAGCAGGTTCAGGAGGTCCAAAAGGACGCACTTGAACAGGCGCGTCTGTTTCTGGGAAAGGTTGAGCGAACGTTACGTCCGCAGGATGTGCATTTTTTCCCGATGGTGAAAAGGGGATTTCCTGGAGAGGAAATTTTGAAAACCATTTCAAAGAAGGAAGTGGATCTGGTGGTTCTCGGAACCCGGGGCTATTCCAAAGCGACGGGTTTTTTGCTTGGCAGTGTGAGTCAATGGGTGTTACAGGAAGCGCCATGCTCGGTCTTGATCGCCCGACCCATGGCTCGCGAGAAAAAGGAGGGTCGAGGCATGAACCTTCTGCTGGCCACTGATGGATCTCCCGATTCACGGGCGGCGGTCGCCTTCGTCAAAACCGTGGAGCTACCGCCTTCCTCCCACATCACCATCCTTCATGTCGTCAAAAAACATGTATACGAAACCGAACGGGCTTTGACGGCTGATAGTCAAGATGAGAGCGAATTTGCCAAATTGGCCGAAGAAATTCTGGCGATTCGGGGCCGGGAAGGGGCGAAACTTCTTGAACAGACTCGAAAGGCATTGTCTTCTCCTAACCTTCAGATTCAGGAGCGGTTGGTGTTTGGCAATCCGGCCGACGAAATTCTTAAAGCCGCTCGCTATGTGCGAGCGGATCTCATCGTGATGGGATCTCGTGGATCGACTGGGGTCAAGCGGGTCTTCCTGGGGAGTATATCGAATAAAGTGGTCCACAGAGCCGGTTCTTCTGTGGCGGTCATTCGAAATACAACGAAGAAATGA
- a CDS encoding STAS/SEC14 domain-containing protein translates to MYQHVTAPDHVIAMHLRGKLTGDDIKTYKGILDEKLLSHDQLSMVVDFTGLSDMNADAFVEGTKADLELLRHINQFTRFGFVSDKEWPQALIGFMSDLFPTVEMKVFPPDEGDEAIQWASELLKTPKFQAPAFRFLPTSKDEVLAFEINGVISGKEMPEVIKKFEKFLERHQKVRLLNRIKHFGGIDPAIFMQSGLLSIKLAAIQKVERYAIVAAPSWMCKVIETVNPAFADMDMRTFPEDQESEAWAWLGAEPAQ, encoded by the coding sequence ATGTATCAACACGTCACCGCGCCGGATCACGTGATTGCCATGCATCTCAGGGGAAAACTTACGGGCGACGACATCAAAACGTATAAGGGTATTCTTGATGAAAAACTGCTCAGCCATGATCAGCTTAGCATGGTGGTGGACTTCACAGGCTTGTCGGACATGAACGCCGATGCATTTGTCGAGGGGACGAAGGCTGATCTCGAGCTTCTCAGGCATATCAATCAATTCACCCGCTTTGGCTTTGTTTCGGATAAAGAATGGCCCCAAGCCCTCATCGGGTTCATGAGCGATTTATTTCCGACCGTGGAGATGAAGGTCTTCCCGCCCGACGAGGGCGATGAGGCCATCCAATGGGCATCGGAGCTGCTGAAGACACCAAAATTCCAAGCTCCGGCTTTCCGCTTCCTCCCCACATCAAAAGACGAGGTCCTGGCCTTTGAGATTAATGGAGTGATTTCGGGGAAGGAAATGCCCGAGGTCATCAAAAAATTCGAAAAATTTCTGGAGCGGCACCAGAAGGTGCGGTTACTGAACCGGATCAAACACTTCGGGGGGATCGATCCGGCAATATTTATGCAAAGCGGCCTTCTTTCGATAAAGCTGGCGGCCATTCAGAAGGTCGAGCGCTACGCCATCGTTGCTGCGCCAAGCTGGATGTGCAAGGTCATTGAGACCGTCAATCCCGCGTTTGCGGATATGGATATGCGGACATTTCCGGAAGATCAGGAAAGCGAGGCATGGGCTTGGTTGGGAGCAGAACCCGCTCAATAA
- a CDS encoding YchE family NAAT transporter: MLDYTEYVKIFVALLAVINPLGAISIFIALTPGKEMKDRQHIARIASFSATLILLVALVAGEGVLAIFGISVSSFRVGGGILILLLAISMLQAQRSLTVQTKEEAEESDRKQDIAIVPLSTPLLAGPGSLSTVVLQAHKGIGWAHEAFIALAIVAVGICIWTSLHLAPWISQRLGQTGINIFTRIMGLILAAIAVEFIANGLKGLFPALAG, from the coding sequence ATGCTTGACTACACCGAATACGTAAAAATCTTCGTAGCGCTATTAGCCGTCATTAATCCCCTGGGGGCTATCTCCATCTTCATCGCGCTCACTCCAGGAAAAGAAATGAAAGACCGGCAACACATTGCCAGGATCGCTTCCTTCTCCGCGACTCTGATCCTCTTGGTGGCCTTGGTCGCAGGTGAAGGGGTCCTCGCAATATTCGGAATCAGTGTGAGTTCTTTCAGAGTGGGTGGCGGGATCCTCATTTTACTCCTGGCGATTTCCATGCTGCAGGCACAACGGAGCCTCACGGTGCAGACCAAAGAAGAAGCTGAAGAGTCCGACAGGAAACAGGACATTGCCATCGTCCCGCTCTCAACTCCGTTACTGGCGGGACCCGGTTCGTTGAGCACCGTCGTACTTCAGGCCCATAAAGGAATCGGCTGGGCTCATGAAGCCTTTATTGCCCTTGCGATTGTTGCGGTCGGCATATGCATTTGGACGTCTTTACATTTGGCACCGTGGATCTCCCAGCGTTTAGGCCAGACCGGCATTAATATCTTTACACGTATCATGGGACTCATCCTGGCCGCCATCGCCGTAGAATTTATTGCTAACGGATTGAAGGGGTTGTTTCCGGCTTTGGCGGGATGA
- a CDS encoding response regulator produces the protein MNHLFSSSPLAEDLMNSAAVPLRPGRFEKGLALQFLSGQYSGWPVVDSTREILGVVTELRLLQACSRVNSLDELRVEDTMTTPVYVFEQDPLDVVMKGMLHSQVLRMPVVRDRQLVGVISRGEVLRHSLPFSSPSSQFVFSCAWCERVHDPSEGGDGTEAWQVLDAYLSRHQLTFSDIEPAQTYCPSCLEILQTLRTTSPSVSTVETEAQGQEVRPCLLVVDDDPSISGLLDQALQEWGYEVLVARNGREGLDLLGGRCVDGILLDMHMPIMDGRTMLDELRWLGYQMPVLMMSGASEEPLLRRMVQEGAQGFFLKPFHLVSVQQACRKILQNDGVKAEAASRFHVT, from the coding sequence ATGAACCACCTATTTTCATCTTCTCCGTTGGCGGAAGATCTGATGAACAGCGCAGCCGTTCCTCTTCGACCCGGTCGCTTTGAAAAGGGTCTGGCTTTGCAATTTCTCTCCGGGCAATACAGCGGCTGGCCGGTGGTCGATTCCACCAGAGAGATTCTTGGGGTCGTGACCGAACTTCGTCTGTTACAAGCCTGTTCACGCGTGAATTCTCTGGATGAACTCAGGGTCGAAGACACCATGACCACGCCGGTATATGTGTTTGAGCAGGATCCGCTCGATGTCGTGATGAAGGGGATGCTTCACAGTCAGGTTTTGAGGATGCCAGTGGTTCGTGATCGGCAACTTGTCGGAGTCATTTCCCGGGGAGAAGTCTTACGGCATAGCCTTCCGTTTTCTTCGCCTTCCTCCCAATTTGTGTTTTCCTGTGCCTGGTGTGAACGGGTTCATGACCCCTCTGAGGGGGGGGACGGAACAGAGGCCTGGCAAGTGTTGGATGCCTATTTGTCCAGGCATCAACTCACATTCTCTGATATCGAGCCTGCACAAACCTATTGTCCTTCCTGTCTGGAAATTCTTCAAACGCTCCGAACCACATCGCCGAGCGTGTCGACTGTCGAGACCGAGGCTCAGGGTCAGGAAGTCCGTCCCTGTTTGTTGGTGGTCGATGATGATCCTTCCATCTCCGGATTGTTGGATCAGGCTCTTCAGGAATGGGGATATGAGGTGCTAGTTGCGAGAAATGGGAGGGAAGGCCTGGATCTATTGGGCGGCCGTTGCGTGGATGGAATTTTATTGGATATGCACATGCCCATTATGGATGGGCGGACGATGCTGGATGAACTACGATGGCTGGGATATCAGATGCCGGTGCTCATGATGTCGGGCGCGTCGGAGGAACCATTGCTCCGGCGGATGGTGCAGGAAGGTGCTCAAGGATTTTTCCTCAAGCCGTTTCATCTCGTTTCTGTTCAACAAGCCTGCCGTAAGATCTTGCAAAACGATGGGGTCAAGGCAGAGGCAGCCTCTCGATTCCATGTGACTTAA